One stretch of Mangifera indica cultivar Alphonso chromosome 9, CATAS_Mindica_2.1, whole genome shotgun sequence DNA includes these proteins:
- the LOC123225009 gene encoding transcription repressor MYB6-like, which produces MRKPCCDKQDTNKGAWSKQEDQKLIDYIRTHGEGCWRSLPKAAGLHRCGKSCRLRWINYLRPDIKRGNFAQDEEELIIKLHALLGNRWSLIAGRLPGRTDNEVKNYWNSHIRKKLIKMGIDPNNHRLNHIPRPQRPQRDDFSSNVTSKNEACKTKVTSGGNNDRVSDAGSCLEDETSGDSTLNLDLTISVPSLSSTLVDEDNNKPQNSLSLVPGAVGSDELPTLLLFR; this is translated from the exons ATGAGAAAGCCTTGCTGTGATAAACAAGACACCAACAAGGGCGCTTGGTCCAAACAAGAAGACCAGAAGCTTATTGATTATATTCGAACTCATGGTGAAGGCTGCTGGCGTTCTCTCCCCAAGGCCGCCG GTTTGCACCGCTGTGGTAAAAGCTGTAGGTTAAGATGGATAAATTACCTCAGGCCTGACATCAAAAGGGGTAATTTTGCACAAGATGAAGAAGAACTTATCATCAAGCTCCATGCCCTTCTTGGCAATCG GTGGTCATTAATAGCTGGAAGATTGCCTGGGAGGACTGACAATGAAGTGAAGAACTATTGGAACTCTCATATAAGAAAGAAGCTGATAAAAATGGGCATTGATCCCAATAACCATCGCCTCAACCATATTCCTCGCCCTCAGCGTCCACAACGTGACGATTTTTCTTCCAATGTCACATCAAAGAATGAAGCCTGCAAAACCAAAGTAACCTCTGGCGGTAATAACGATAGGGTTTCTGATGCTGGAAGCTGTCTTGAAGATGAAACATCCGGTGACTCTACCTTGAATCTCGATCTCACCATTTCGGTCCCCTCTCTTTCATCCACGCTCGTCGATGAAGACAATAACAAACCACAAAATAGCCTATCGCTTGTGCCTGGTGCCGTAGGGAGTGATGAGCTCCCCACCCTTCTTCTTTTTAGATGA
- the LOC123225492 gene encoding pyridoxal kinase isoform X2: MAPPILSLALPSETGRVLSIQSHTVQGYVGNKSAVFPLQLLGYDVDPINSVQFSNHTGYPTFKGQVLNGQQLWELLEGLEANDLLYYTHLLTGYIGSVSFLNTVLKVVEKLRSVNPNLIYVCDPVMGDEGKLYVPAELVLVYREKVVPAASMLTPNQFEAEQLTGLRIVSETDGREACKILHAAGPPKVVITSINVDGNLLLIGSHQKEKGQSPEQFKILIPKIPAYFTGTGDLMTALLLGWSNKYPDNLDKAAELAVSSLQDLKWLPV, from the exons ATGGCGCCTCCGATTCTCTCGCTGGCTTTGCCTTCTGAGACTGGTCGAGTTTTGAGCATTCAGTCGCATACCGTTcag GGATACGTTGGAAATAAATCAGCTGTATTCCCTCTCCAACTATTAGGCTACGATGTGGATCCTATCAATTCTGTACAATTTTCTAACCACACAG GATACCCAACCTTCAAAGGCCAAGTTTTAAATGGACAACAACTATGGGAATTATTAGAAGGCCTTGAAGCGAATGATTTATTATACTACACCCATTTATTAACAG GTTATATTGGTTCAGTATCCTTTCTAAACACTGTATTGAAAGTTGTTGAGAAGCTTCGTTCTGTAAATCCAAATCTTATATATG TTTGTGATCCAGTGATGGGTGATGAAGGAAAGCTTTATGTACCTGCTGAGCTGGTATTGGTATATCGTGAGAAG GTTGTTCCAGCAGCTTCAATGTTGACTCCTAACCAGTTTGAAGCAGAGCAGTTGACTGGGTTGAG AATTGTTTCCGAAACAGATGGCAGGGAAGCCTGCAAGATTCTTCATGCTGCTGGGCCTCcaaag GTTGTGATTACAAGCATTAATGTAGATGGCAATCTTCTTCTCATTGGCAGCCATCAGAAGGAAAAG GGCCAGTCTCCTGAGCAATTCAAGATTTTGATACCCAAAATTCCTGCTTatttcaca GGGACTGGAGACCTAATGACTGCACTCCTGCTTGGATGGAGTAAT AAATATCCTGACAACCTCGACAAGGCAGCAGAGCTTGCAGTATCAAGCTTGCAG GATCTGAAGTGGCTTCCAGTTTAG
- the LOC123225492 gene encoding pyridoxal kinase isoform X1 yields MAPPILSLALPSETGRVLSIQSHTVQGYVGNKSAVFPLQLLGYDVDPINSVQFSNHTGYPTFKGQVLNGQQLWELLEGLEANDLLYYTHLLTGYIGSVSFLNTVLKVVEKLRSVNPNLIYVCDPVMGDEGKLYVPAELVLVYREKVVPAASMLTPNQFEAEQLTGLRIVSETDGREACKILHAAGPPKVVITSINVDGNLLLIGSHQKEKGQSPEQFKILIPKIPAYFTGTGDLMTALLLGWSNKYPDNLDKAAELAVSSLQAVLQRTVNDYLSAGFDPQTSSLEIRLIQSQDDIRNPQVKFKAEKYN; encoded by the exons ATGGCGCCTCCGATTCTCTCGCTGGCTTTGCCTTCTGAGACTGGTCGAGTTTTGAGCATTCAGTCGCATACCGTTcag GGATACGTTGGAAATAAATCAGCTGTATTCCCTCTCCAACTATTAGGCTACGATGTGGATCCTATCAATTCTGTACAATTTTCTAACCACACAG GATACCCAACCTTCAAAGGCCAAGTTTTAAATGGACAACAACTATGGGAATTATTAGAAGGCCTTGAAGCGAATGATTTATTATACTACACCCATTTATTAACAG GTTATATTGGTTCAGTATCCTTTCTAAACACTGTATTGAAAGTTGTTGAGAAGCTTCGTTCTGTAAATCCAAATCTTATATATG TTTGTGATCCAGTGATGGGTGATGAAGGAAAGCTTTATGTACCTGCTGAGCTGGTATTGGTATATCGTGAGAAG GTTGTTCCAGCAGCTTCAATGTTGACTCCTAACCAGTTTGAAGCAGAGCAGTTGACTGGGTTGAG AATTGTTTCCGAAACAGATGGCAGGGAAGCCTGCAAGATTCTTCATGCTGCTGGGCCTCcaaag GTTGTGATTACAAGCATTAATGTAGATGGCAATCTTCTTCTCATTGGCAGCCATCAGAAGGAAAAG GGCCAGTCTCCTGAGCAATTCAAGATTTTGATACCCAAAATTCCTGCTTatttcaca GGGACTGGAGACCTAATGACTGCACTCCTGCTTGGATGGAGTAAT AAATATCCTGACAACCTCGACAAGGCAGCAGAGCTTGCAGTATCAAGCTTGCAG GCAGTTCTGCAAAGGACAGTGAATGACTATTTGAGTGCGGGATTTGATCCCCAAACAAGTAGTTTGGAGATCCGATTAATTCAGAGCCAGGATGATATTCGCAATCCACAAGTGAAATTCAAAGCTGAAAAATACAACTGA
- the LOC123225493 gene encoding heavy metal-associated isoprenylated plant protein 37-like has protein sequence MVMVSGRVDSATLIRKLVRSGKHAELWLPKSYQKLNQGKSNMGRDEKGIIDGHNGFEFETRKMYPSFLGNDLQDNWHLDNYLNPNIEIKGGIDHSQMAVAKVEDTYMRNGLAMENQMNRSIMAPALFSGNENHDFRGFQELSARPVYGYEQLPSMATNSIQTHYYFNHSSPQTMDVDNSMMANPNYMPQPQMMNYRSSFIPHYDDFGLGSSPFSYY, from the coding sequence ATGGTGATGGTTTCAGGCAGGGTAGACTCTGCTACTTTGATCAGGAAGTTGGTAAGATCTGGAAAACATGCAGAGCTTTGGCTTCCAAAGTCTTATCAGAAACTTAACCAAGGAAAATCGAACATGGGAAGAGATGAGAAGGGCATCATCGATGGCCACAATGGCTTCGAATTCGAAACTAGAAAAATGTATCCCTCTTTCCTAGGCAACGATTTACAGGATAATTGGCATCTTGACAACTATCTTAACCCgaatattgaaataaaaggtGGGATTGATCACAGTCAGATGGCAGTAGCCAAGGTGGAAGATACTTACATGAGAAACGGACTTGCCatggaaaatcaaatgaatagATCCATAATGGCTCCTGCACTGTTTAGTGGCAATGAAAACCATGACTTCCGTGGTTTTCAAGAGCTCTCTGCAAGGCCAGTTTATGGATATGAACAGCTCCCATCCATGGCGACAAACAGCATTCAGACTCATTACTACTTTAACCATTCATCTCCACAGACTATGGATGTGGACAACAGTATGATGGCCAATCCCAACTACATGCCTCAACCCCAAATGATGAATTATAGATCTTCCTTTATCCCCCACTATGATGATTTTGGCCTCGGTTCGTCACCATTCTCTTACTATTGA